One genomic segment of Arthrobacter sp. JZ12 includes these proteins:
- a CDS encoding LysM domain-containing protein: MSKNRHVARHRATPPSKLKLVSNAVSSSAGTVGRPAAVMVAASGILFGAALPASAGTTTTAAVQAADTSVQVAAPAAPAPAPAAPAAGAPTHTVKPGDTLGAIAANYGVSLEAVFAANGLGWDSIIYPGQVISLSGSAAAAPAPAAAPAPAAAPAPAPAPAPAPAPAPAPAPAETSTMGITTASSTKITVADGASSGIGGAVLASARAQLAAGAIQDCTRLVEIAMAAAGKPVGDLGPLQFANYGQRVSTPAPGDLVITGGHVAVYAGGGQVISSGMNGANLTMQHPLTDLPGAFFVRL, from the coding sequence TTGTCTAAGAACCGTCATGTCGCGCGCCACCGTGCAACTCCGCCCAGCAAGCTGAAGCTCGTTTCCAACGCTGTCAGCTCGTCCGCCGGAACCGTTGGCCGTCCCGCAGCCGTCATGGTTGCAGCATCCGGAATCCTTTTCGGAGCAGCGCTGCCCGCCAGCGCAGGCACCACCACCACCGCAGCCGTCCAGGCTGCCGACACCAGCGTCCAGGTAGCAGCACCTGCTGCCCCCGCCCCCGCACCTGCAGCACCCGCTGCCGGTGCACCGACCCACACCGTGAAGCCGGGGGACACTCTGGGCGCCATTGCGGCGAACTACGGTGTCAGCCTGGAAGCAGTTTTCGCTGCTAACGGACTGGGCTGGGACTCCATCATCTACCCCGGCCAGGTAATCAGCCTGTCCGGCAGCGCCGCCGCTGCTCCGGCTCCGGCTGCTGCTCCGGCACCGGCTGCTGCTCCGGCACCGGCCCCTGCTCCGGCGCCCGCCCCTGCTCCGGCACCGGCCCCTGCTCCTGCAGAGACCAGCACCATGGGCATCACCACCGCATCGTCCACCAAGATCACCGTCGCTGACGGCGCATCGAGCGGAATCGGCGGCGCGGTACTGGCTTCGGCCCGTGCGCAGCTCGCGGCCGGTGCAATCCAGGACTGCACCCGGCTGGTGGAGATCGCCATGGCTGCAGCCGGCAAGCCGGTCGGCGACCTTGGTCCGCTGCAGTTCGCCAACTACGGCCAGCGCGTCAGCACTCCGGCACCGGGCGATCTCGTCATCACCGGTGGACACGTTGCTGTCTACGCCGGCGGCGGCCAGGTAATCAGCAGCGGCATGAATGGTGCAAACCTGACCATGCAGCACCCGCTGACTGACCTGCCGGGCGCCTTCTTCGTGCGCCTCTAG
- a CDS encoding YtxH domain-containing protein: protein MKNKLVFAAGMAAGYVLGARAGRASYEQIKVKANELWNNPKVQDKVSGATEAVKAKAPEVQAQATEALKKAQSAMHRGGDNSTGETAQDEYKI from the coding sequence ATGAAGAACAAGTTGGTGTTTGCGGCAGGTATGGCAGCGGGCTACGTTCTGGGCGCCCGGGCTGGTCGTGCAAGCTACGAACAGATCAAGGTCAAGGCGAACGAGCTTTGGAACAACCCAAAGGTGCAGGACAAAGTCAGCGGCGCTACCGAGGCCGTCAAGGCAAAGGCTCCCGAGGTGCAGGCGCAGGCAACGGAAGCCCTTAAGAAGGCGCAGTCCGCCATGCACCGAGGCGGCGATAACTCCACCGGTGAAACCGCCCAGGACGAATACAAAATATAG
- the mutM gene encoding bifunctional DNA-formamidopyrimidine glycosylase/DNA-(apurinic or apyrimidinic site) lyase — MPELPEVEVVRRGLARWVRGRRIESVEVLDQRSIRRHALGVEDFRGNLVGARVADAVRRGKFLWLPLAVPDDDAAAAVGESPSLEPGAPPAREPVALMAHLGMSGQLLVEDAGQPDEKHLKVRLVLSSATDAAQRLPEELRFVDQRIFGGLFVTSMVPTADGRPGGLGENPEPVVPVEAAHIARDPLDPAFSFEEFYRRLRSRRTGIKRALLDQSLISGIGNIYADESLWAARLHYARPTETLRRPEATRLVDACRDVMVRALEAGGTSFDSLYVNVNGASGYFARSLNAYGRENQPCLRCAEDGRVSQIRRDTFMNRSSYTCPRCQPRPRNGRW, encoded by the coding sequence ATGCCGGAACTTCCCGAGGTGGAGGTTGTCCGCCGTGGTCTTGCGCGGTGGGTGCGCGGCCGGCGGATCGAATCCGTTGAGGTCCTCGACCAACGCTCCATCCGGCGGCACGCGCTCGGGGTGGAGGACTTTCGCGGAAACCTGGTCGGCGCGCGCGTGGCGGACGCAGTGCGGCGTGGCAAGTTTCTTTGGCTGCCGCTCGCAGTTCCCGACGACGATGCTGCTGCCGCAGTAGGCGAATCTCCCTCCCTCGAACCGGGTGCGCCGCCAGCACGTGAGCCGGTGGCGCTCATGGCCCACCTTGGAATGAGCGGACAGCTGCTTGTAGAGGACGCCGGGCAACCGGATGAAAAACACCTGAAAGTGCGACTGGTCCTGTCTTCCGCCACTGATGCCGCCCAGCGGCTTCCCGAAGAATTGCGATTCGTCGACCAGCGGATTTTCGGCGGACTGTTCGTGACTTCCATGGTCCCCACTGCCGACGGGCGGCCGGGCGGGCTAGGTGAGAATCCGGAACCCGTGGTGCCGGTTGAGGCCGCGCATATCGCCCGGGATCCACTGGATCCGGCGTTTTCGTTCGAGGAGTTCTATCGACGGCTTCGCTCCCGACGTACCGGAATCAAGCGTGCACTTCTCGATCAAAGCCTGATCTCCGGAATCGGGAACATATATGCGGACGAGTCCCTTTGGGCTGCCAGGCTGCACTACGCCCGGCCGACTGAGACGCTCCGCCGCCCGGAAGCGACCCGGCTTGTGGATGCGTGCCGCGATGTTATGGTGCGCGCACTCGAGGCCGGAGGAACCAGCTTCGACTCTCTGTATGTGAACGTCAACGGCGCTTCGGGCTACTTCGCACGATCCCTCAACGCCTATGGACGCGAAAACCAGCCGTGCCTGCGCTGTGCAGAGGATGGACGGGTCTCCCAGATCCGCCGCGACACCTTCATGAACCGGTCGTCCTACACGTGCCCCCGCTGCCAACCACGACCCCGAAATGGCCGTTGGTGA
- the rnc gene encoding ribonuclease III: MESSEDLLKRLGVSIDAETLRLALTHRSYAYEQGGIPTNERLEFLGDAVLGLSITDALYRDNPELSEGELAKRRSAVVSTRALASVARGLGLGPHILLGQGEKLTNGWDKSSILADTMEAIIGATYLSNGMETARCLVMRIIGPVLKDAAALGAGTDWKTSIQEIAAAQRMGVIDYRVTGYGPDHDRRFEAVLTIGGNTYGSGSGRSKKEAEQEAAAASWKLLQADGADKSAASAGVGSDSSVNPS, encoded by the coding sequence GTGGAAAGTTCTGAAGACCTTTTGAAGCGTCTCGGTGTCAGTATTGACGCCGAGACGCTTCGTCTTGCCCTGACTCACCGCTCCTACGCCTACGAGCAGGGCGGCATTCCCACCAACGAGCGCCTGGAATTCCTCGGGGACGCTGTGTTGGGGCTGTCCATAACGGATGCCCTCTACCGGGATAATCCTGAGCTCTCCGAGGGGGAGCTGGCCAAACGGAGGTCCGCAGTCGTCAGCACGCGCGCTCTGGCGTCCGTGGCGCGGGGGCTGGGGCTCGGTCCGCACATCCTACTGGGCCAGGGCGAAAAGCTGACCAACGGTTGGGACAAGTCCTCCATCCTTGCCGACACCATGGAAGCCATCATCGGCGCCACTTATCTCAGCAACGGCATGGAAACTGCCCGTTGCCTAGTCATGCGCATCATCGGGCCGGTCCTCAAGGACGCGGCAGCACTCGGGGCAGGCACCGACTGGAAGACAAGTATTCAGGAGATCGCCGCTGCGCAACGCATGGGGGTCATTGACTACCGCGTGACCGGTTACGGCCCGGATCACGACCGTCGATTCGAAGCGGTACTGACCATCGGCGGCAATACCTACGGTTCCGGGTCCGGTCGTTCCAAGAAGGAAGCCGAGCAGGAGGCAGCTGCGGCCTCCTGGAAGCTGCTGCAGGCCGACGGCGCTGACAAGTCGGCTGCCTCCGCCGGCGTGGGGTCCGATTCCTCCGTCAACCCTTCCTGA
- the rpmF gene encoding 50S ribosomal protein L32 — MAVPKRKMSRSNTRARRSQWKAVAPKLVKTVENGRVTYSLAHQAKVVTDSAGTALFLEYKGRKVADV, encoded by the coding sequence GTGGCTGTTCCCAAGCGGAAGATGTCCCGCTCGAATACGCGTGCACGCCGTTCCCAGTGGAAGGCTGTTGCTCCCAAGCTGGTGAAGACGGTGGAGAACGGTCGCGTCACCTACAGCCTTGCCCATCAGGCCAAGGTTGTAACCGACTCCGCAGGTACCGCGCTGTTCCTTGAGTACAAGGGCCGCAAGGTAGCCGACGTCTAG
- a CDS encoding YceD family protein: protein MRTVEEHVPAPKDFGVALIGVQEGSDMELDLRFEAVHEGILVSGTVDVEVSGECGRCLDPIAYGSSVDVQELFYYDAPELAEDEEEDVQRMVENDSVDLEPVLRDAVVTSLPFQPVCREDCPGLCAECGARLEDHPGHQHEVLDPRWAALAGLAGTAADPQVAEPEAKTELDEREES from the coding sequence ATGCGGACAGTCGAAGAACATGTGCCCGCACCGAAGGATTTTGGTGTGGCGCTCATCGGCGTTCAGGAAGGCTCCGACATGGAGTTGGATCTGAGGTTCGAGGCCGTGCATGAAGGGATCCTGGTATCGGGAACCGTTGACGTCGAAGTATCCGGCGAATGCGGTCGATGCCTCGATCCGATCGCGTACGGCAGCAGCGTCGATGTGCAGGAACTCTTCTACTACGACGCCCCTGAGTTGGCGGAGGATGAAGAGGAGGACGTGCAGCGCATGGTGGAGAACGACTCCGTCGATCTCGAACCTGTGCTGCGGGACGCGGTGGTGACCTCACTGCCGTTCCAGCCGGTATGCCGGGAGGATTGCCCCGGGTTGTGCGCCGAGTGTGGTGCGCGCCTCGAGGATCACCCGGGACACCAGCACGAGGTCCTTGACCCCCGCTGGGCTGCTCTGGCAGGGTTGGCCGGCACGGCCGCTGACCCCCAGGTGGCGGAACCAGAAGCAAAGACAGAGTTAGACGAGAGAGAAGAGAGTTAG
- the modA gene encoding molybdate ABC transporter substrate-binding protein → MSARNRFVGPLTRVVSRAVRAGAITAVVLAVTGCGGTQPTTAGAELHVYAAASLRKPFEDIAREFESVHPGTTVQLNLAGSSELATQIIAGAPADVFASADQSTMARVADEGLVAAPARAFATNFLTIAVAPGNPLGIDSLKSLTDPDIAVVLCAEQVPCGAAAARAQNAAGVDIQPVSEEASVTDVLGKIRSGQADAGLVYVTDVAAALDSVDGVPFDEAADAVNVYPIASTPSGGTRADEFVDFTLGPQGRKILAEAGFGAP, encoded by the coding sequence GTGTCGGCCCGCAATCGTTTCGTCGGACCCCTCACCCGAGTGGTGAGCCGGGCGGTCCGCGCCGGGGCCATCACCGCCGTCGTGCTCGCGGTAACCGGCTGCGGTGGCACCCAGCCAACGACGGCGGGAGCCGAACTTCACGTCTATGCTGCAGCCTCCCTGAGGAAGCCCTTTGAGGACATTGCCCGCGAGTTCGAATCAGTTCACCCGGGAACAACAGTTCAACTGAATCTCGCCGGGTCGTCTGAACTGGCTACGCAGATCATCGCTGGTGCTCCCGCTGACGTCTTTGCTTCGGCCGACCAGTCCACCATGGCACGGGTAGCCGACGAGGGCCTTGTGGCAGCGCCCGCCCGCGCGTTCGCCACCAACTTCCTGACCATCGCAGTGGCACCGGGGAACCCCCTGGGAATCGATTCGCTGAAGTCACTGACTGATCCGGACATCGCGGTGGTGCTCTGTGCCGAGCAGGTTCCGTGCGGGGCTGCTGCGGCGAGGGCACAGAACGCCGCCGGCGTAGACATCCAACCCGTCAGCGAGGAGGCCTCCGTCACGGATGTGCTGGGCAAAATCCGGTCCGGACAGGCAGATGCCGGCCTGGTGTATGTCACCGATGTCGCAGCTGCGTTGGACAGCGTGGACGGGGTGCCCTTCGACGAGGCTGCAGACGCGGTGAATGTATACCCGATTGCATCCACTCCATCGGGCGGCACGCGTGCCGACGAATTCGTCGACTTCACCCTTGGGCCCCAGGGCCGGAAGATCCTCGCCGAGGCGGGGTTTGGAGCGCCATGA
- a CDS encoding ABC transporter permease: protein MRRRYPGLPAWTLLPAGIGALFLTLPLLAIVVRVDWTRFVQLVTSESSRAALLLSLQTSGASTVLCLLFGIPLALTLARTRFRGQQILRAFVLLPLVLPPVVGGIALLYTFGRQGLLGTSLRILGVDVAFSTAAVVLAQTFVALPFLVLSLEGALRTAGTRYEAVAATLGARPTTVLRRVSLPLVLPGILSGGVLSFARALGEFGATLTFAGSLQGVTRTLPLEIYLQRETDPDAAVALSLVLLAVAVLVVVLAHRIRDGGHEA from the coding sequence ATGAGGCGTCGTTACCCCGGGCTTCCTGCCTGGACGCTCCTACCCGCAGGCATCGGCGCACTGTTCCTGACCCTGCCACTGCTGGCCATCGTCGTCAGGGTTGACTGGACCCGTTTTGTACAACTCGTCACGTCGGAGTCCTCTCGTGCCGCCCTGCTTCTAAGTCTCCAGACGTCCGGAGCAAGTACGGTCCTCTGCCTTCTCTTCGGAATTCCACTGGCACTGACGCTTGCCCGGACGCGTTTCCGCGGGCAGCAGATCCTGCGCGCCTTCGTGCTCCTGCCCCTGGTCCTTCCACCGGTTGTGGGCGGCATCGCCCTGCTGTACACCTTCGGACGACAGGGCCTGCTAGGCACCTCCCTGCGCATCCTGGGGGTAGACGTTGCCTTCTCCACCGCCGCCGTCGTCCTGGCACAGACCTTCGTTGCCCTTCCCTTCCTGGTCCTGAGCCTGGAGGGTGCGCTGCGCACAGCGGGCACCCGCTACGAGGCTGTCGCAGCAACTCTGGGTGCACGCCCCACAACCGTGCTTCGGCGGGTGAGTCTTCCGCTCGTTCTTCCTGGAATCCTCTCCGGCGGCGTGCTTTCCTTCGCCCGTGCTCTAGGTGAGTTCGGTGCCACCCTCACCTTCGCCGGCAGCCTGCAGGGCGTCACCCGCACCCTGCCGCTGGAGATCTACCTGCAGCGGGAGACCGATCCGGATGCCGCCGTCGCACTGTCACTGGTGCTGCTGGCGGTTGCCGTTCTGGTGGTTGTTCTTGCACACCGCATCCGGGACGGTGGTCATGAGGCTTGA
- a CDS encoding sulfate/molybdate ABC transporter ATP-binding protein, with protein sequence MRLECTARIQARDFDVQLSLAPGETVAVMGPNGAGKSTLLNVLAGLIRPDRGAARLGNKTLYDDDTWLAPHSRGIALLAQDALLFPHMTVLENVAFGPRSAGASRTTARETARRWLQEVDGEDLAARRPAGLSGGQAQRVAIARALAADPDLLLLDEPLSALDVSVASMVRRTLRRVLAGRSAVFVTHSAVDALLLADRAVVIDGGRVVEDGPVRRVLEQPRSSFAAGLAGVNIVFGTTVPGGLLATDGTRVFAPDPELPPGEEAAAVFRPQSVAVHRGHPGGSPRNVLPVAITDLEHHGARTTVRAGHLSAEITAAAAADLDLVPGLKVYFSVKSTEVSLYLR encoded by the coding sequence ATGAGGCTTGAGTGCACAGCCCGGATCCAAGCCCGGGACTTCGACGTGCAGCTATCGCTCGCCCCGGGTGAGACGGTGGCGGTGATGGGACCGAACGGCGCCGGAAAATCCACCCTGCTGAATGTGCTGGCAGGCCTGATCCGTCCCGACCGCGGTGCCGCCCGGCTCGGCAATAAGACCCTGTACGACGACGACACTTGGCTCGCGCCCCATTCCCGCGGGATTGCGCTCCTGGCCCAGGACGCGTTGCTGTTTCCGCATATGACGGTGCTGGAAAATGTGGCTTTCGGTCCGCGTTCCGCCGGCGCCTCGCGGACAACGGCCAGGGAAACCGCCCGCAGGTGGCTTCAGGAGGTGGACGGGGAGGACCTGGCGGCCCGGCGTCCTGCGGGCCTATCGGGTGGACAGGCCCAACGCGTTGCCATCGCTCGGGCGCTCGCGGCCGACCCGGATCTCCTCTTGTTGGACGAACCCCTGTCCGCGCTGGATGTTTCGGTGGCATCGATGGTGCGCCGGACCCTGCGGCGCGTATTGGCGGGGCGCAGCGCTGTCTTCGTGACCCACAGCGCGGTGGATGCGCTGCTGTTGGCCGACCGGGCCGTGGTTATTGACGGAGGACGCGTTGTCGAGGACGGGCCTGTTAGGCGTGTCCTGGAACAGCCGCGAAGTTCCTTCGCTGCGGGGCTGGCCGGCGTGAACATCGTATTCGGTACCACCGTGCCTGGGGGCCTCCTCGCTACGGACGGAACACGGGTGTTCGCCCCCGATCCTGAACTACCCCCAGGAGAGGAAGCAGCTGCGGTCTTTCGTCCGCAGTCGGTTGCGGTGCACCGCGGCCATCCGGGCGGCAGTCCCCGTAACGTCCTTCCCGTAGCAATTACTGATCTGGAGCACCACGGAGCCCGGACAACGGTGCGGGCCGGTCATTTGAGCGCCGAGATCACAGCTGCGGCAGCAGCAGATCTTGACCTGGTGCCAGGGTTGAAGGTCTACTTCAGCGTGAAATCCACGGAAGTGAGCCTTTACCTGCGCTGA
- the coaD gene encoding pantetheine-phosphate adenylyltransferase, with protein sequence MRRAVCPGSFDPIHNGHLEVIARAASLFDEVIVAVSTNYAKKYRFSLEERLEIASETLTSLRGVSVRPMGEGLLVQFCREHGANLIVKGLRSSADFEYELPMAAMNRQLAGVETVFIPAEASYSHLSSTLLKEVSALGGDISPFVPKAVMKRLRTSAE encoded by the coding sequence ATGCGCCGTGCCGTCTGTCCTGGATCCTTCGACCCCATCCATAACGGGCACCTGGAAGTCATCGCCCGGGCCGCCAGCCTGTTCGACGAGGTGATCGTCGCCGTCTCGACGAACTACGCGAAGAAGTACAGGTTCTCCCTTGAAGAGCGGCTCGAAATAGCCAGTGAGACCCTCACCTCCCTTCGTGGCGTATCGGTGCGTCCGATGGGTGAAGGGCTGCTGGTACAGTTCTGCCGCGAACATGGGGCAAACCTCATCGTGAAGGGTTTGAGGTCCAGCGCTGATTTTGAGTATGAACTGCCCATGGCGGCGATGAACCGGCAGTTGGCCGGCGTGGAGACCGTCTTCATTCCGGCGGAAGCGAGTTATTCGCATCTGTCGTCAACTCTGCTGAAGGAAGTCTCCGCCCTTGGCGGTGACATTTCGCCGTTCGTGCCCAAGGCCGTGATGAAGAGGTTGCGTACCAGCGCGGAATGA
- a CDS encoding aminotransferase class I/II-fold pyridoxal phosphate-dependent enzyme, whose amino-acid sequence MNQQNPSRPLRRSGWQRTAAGANLLSPSGRLGTVIFEEITGLAAVHGAINLGQGYPDEDGPAILLNSARENIAGGMNQYAPGRGLPVLREAIAAHQERFYGLAVDPEREVAVTTGATEAIAASILAFAGPGDEVLTFEPFYDSYGAIIGLSGARHTTAPLVGPQFQPDLEAMEAAMSDRTKVIVVNNPHNPMGSVFSRAALERIVRIAERFGAIIVTDEVYEHLTFGAEHIPVATLPGAWERTVTISSAGKTFSVTGWKIGWLTGPAALTDAVRTVKSFLSYSSGTPFQGAVALGLGMDDAFYSGVAAALQHKRDVLGAGLRDAGFDVFTPRGTYFTIVDAAPLGITDAPALARRLPELVGVAAIPVAVFCHDDGARRTRSLLRFAFCKKETVLAEAVQRLALLKDRL is encoded by the coding sequence ATGAACCAGCAGAATCCGTCCAGACCCCTCCGGCGTTCCGGCTGGCAACGAACCGCCGCAGGCGCGAATCTCCTCTCCCCCTCGGGCCGGCTCGGCACGGTCATCTTCGAGGAGATCACGGGACTCGCCGCCGTCCATGGGGCGATCAATCTCGGACAGGGTTACCCGGACGAAGACGGACCCGCCATCCTCCTGAACTCGGCACGGGAGAACATCGCGGGAGGAATGAACCAGTATGCTCCCGGCCGCGGGTTGCCGGTCCTGCGCGAAGCAATCGCCGCCCATCAGGAGCGCTTCTACGGCCTCGCTGTCGATCCCGAGCGGGAGGTGGCAGTCACTACCGGTGCCACTGAGGCAATAGCGGCGTCGATCCTCGCCTTCGCCGGCCCGGGCGACGAGGTGCTGACCTTCGAACCGTTCTACGACTCCTATGGCGCGATCATCGGGCTCAGTGGTGCCAGGCATACGACTGCACCGCTCGTGGGTCCACAGTTCCAGCCGGATCTGGAAGCGATGGAAGCCGCGATGAGCGACCGCACCAAAGTGATCGTGGTGAACAACCCGCACAATCCCATGGGCAGCGTCTTCTCACGTGCAGCGCTGGAGCGCATTGTACGAATCGCAGAACGTTTCGGAGCCATCATTGTCACGGACGAGGTCTATGAGCATCTGACGTTCGGTGCAGAACACATTCCCGTGGCAACGCTCCCTGGAGCCTGGGAACGCACCGTGACCATCTCCTCGGCCGGCAAGACTTTCTCAGTGACGGGCTGGAAGATCGGTTGGCTCACCGGACCCGCTGCCCTGACGGACGCCGTGCGAACGGTAAAGTCCTTCCTCAGCTACAGCTCTGGTACGCCCTTCCAGGGCGCGGTGGCCCTCGGATTGGGGATGGACGATGCGTTCTACAGCGGGGTCGCTGCCGCCCTCCAGCACAAAAGGGACGTGCTTGGGGCGGGACTCCGGGACGCCGGGTTCGATGTCTTCACTCCCCGGGGCACCTACTTCACCATTGTCGACGCCGCGCCACTGGGAATCACCGACGCTCCGGCGTTGGCCAGACGGTTGCCTGAATTGGTGGGCGTCGCAGCCATACCCGTTGCGGTGTTCTGTCACGACGACGGCGCACGGCGCACGCGCTCCCTGCTTCGCTTCGCGTTCTGCAAGAAGGAAACGGTGCTGGCCGAAGCAGTGCAACGCCTTGCCCTGTTGAAGGACCGGCTGTGA
- a CDS encoding fused MFS/spermidine synthase gives MSVPSRYLRSAGAHAEIDEDAFIDGAYILSIGGAQQSHVNLAHPEDVFYEYLRRIANVVDLFRDPGEPLSVLHLGAGALTLARYVQATRPGSRQVAVERERELLAFVLEHLPLPPGTDCTLLVEDARDTLAACRKGSFDVVVLDVFSGADGATELAEPAFYRLLADAVAPDGVVLVNVGDDPPLAFARAQARMLKATGLDVAALGESDMFSGKHAGNIVLAAASRWQAEWTPALTAAGPHPAAVLTGVEYDEFAGRSR, from the coding sequence GTGAGCGTGCCTTCCCGCTACCTCCGGTCTGCCGGGGCACATGCCGAGATCGACGAAGATGCCTTCATCGACGGCGCCTACATCCTCAGCATCGGCGGCGCTCAGCAGTCCCACGTGAACCTGGCGCACCCGGAAGATGTTTTCTACGAATATCTCCGGAGGATCGCCAACGTTGTCGACCTTTTCCGTGATCCCGGTGAACCCCTGAGCGTCCTGCACCTAGGAGCAGGAGCATTGACGCTGGCCCGCTATGTCCAGGCAACCCGTCCCGGATCGCGGCAGGTCGCCGTCGAACGCGAGCGTGAACTCCTAGCCTTCGTCCTGGAGCATCTTCCACTGCCGCCCGGAACTGACTGCACCCTTCTGGTTGAGGACGCACGCGACACTCTCGCAGCATGCCGGAAGGGCTCCTTCGACGTCGTCGTCCTCGATGTCTTTTCCGGGGCGGACGGTGCGACGGAGCTTGCCGAGCCGGCCTTCTACCGCCTCCTCGCCGATGCCGTCGCCCCCGACGGCGTTGTCCTGGTCAATGTCGGTGACGACCCGCCGCTGGCTTTTGCCCGCGCGCAGGCGCGCATGCTGAAGGCGACCGGGCTCGACGTCGCTGCGCTCGGTGAGAGCGATATGTTCAGCGGAAAACACGCGGGCAACATCGTCCTGGCGGCAGCGTCCCGGTGGCAGGCGGAGTGGACGCCGGCCCTTACGGCCGCCGGGCCGCATCCCGCTGCCGTGCTCACCGGGGTCGAGTACGACGAGTTTGCCGGACGATCACGTTGA